One window of the Dongia rigui genome contains the following:
- a CDS encoding DNA-3-methyladenine glycosylase 2 family protein codes for MDQTTDRHNRHLGDVGETPDGAAPRLDPVACYRALTARDARFDGRFFVGVTSTGIYCRPTCPAPSAKFANCRFFRSAAAAREAGFRPCLRCRPETAPEIGTPETGAWAGTSNTVRRGLALIAEGALDDERHSIAHLASRLGLGERQLRRLFQEHLGASPIAVAQTRRIHLAKQLIHETRLPMAEIALAAGFGSVRRFNETFQALYQRPPSSLRRKNQMALSAGSVAVSGVVVRLPYRPPYDWPFMLSYLAARAIPGIEVVSGERYLRTVEIDGEVGSIEVAHDPASCCLGATLRFPCVKALPTLIARIKRVFDLGADLGLIGQHLAQDAILAPLIAKRPGLRAPGGWDGFELAIRAVLGQQVTVTAGRQLAARLSAICGSEIPASAQHDGALTRVFPSAAQVAGADLSSLGMPGARKRTLITLAEAALRDPDLFRAAADIDATIDRLRAIKGIGDWTAHYIALRVVREPDAFPASDIGILRGATPPGGVRPTPQALLKMAQAWRPWRAYAAQHLWAEDEARIMETSHG; via the coding sequence ATGGACCAGACTACAGACCGGCACAATCGGCATTTGGGCGATGTGGGCGAGACGCCGGACGGCGCCGCACCTCGCCTGGACCCCGTCGCCTGCTATCGCGCCCTGACGGCACGCGATGCCCGTTTCGACGGGCGCTTCTTCGTCGGCGTGACCTCGACCGGGATCTATTGCCGCCCCACTTGCCCGGCACCGTCGGCAAAATTCGCCAACTGCCGCTTCTTCCGCAGTGCTGCCGCCGCGCGTGAGGCGGGCTTTCGTCCCTGCCTGCGCTGCCGCCCAGAGACGGCGCCAGAGATCGGCACTCCCGAAACGGGCGCCTGGGCCGGGACGTCGAACACCGTGCGCCGCGGCCTCGCCCTCATCGCCGAAGGCGCACTTGATGATGAACGGCACAGCATCGCGCATCTGGCATCACGCCTGGGGCTCGGTGAGCGGCAACTCCGCCGCCTGTTTCAGGAACATCTCGGCGCCTCGCCCATTGCCGTGGCACAGACACGGCGCATTCATCTTGCCAAGCAGCTGATCCACGAGACGCGCCTGCCGATGGCCGAGATCGCGCTGGCCGCCGGCTTCGGCAGCGTGCGTCGCTTCAACGAGACGTTCCAGGCACTCTATCAGCGCCCTCCTTCGTCTTTGCGGCGCAAGAACCAGATGGCGCTGTCTGCCGGCTCGGTAGCGGTGAGCGGCGTGGTCGTGCGCCTCCCTTACCGGCCGCCTTATGACTGGCCCTTCATGCTGTCCTATCTGGCTGCCCGCGCCATTCCCGGTATCGAAGTGGTATCGGGCGAGCGTTATCTGCGCACTGTCGAAATCGACGGCGAGGTCGGCAGCATCGAGGTCGCGCATGACCCGGCATCATGTTGCCTCGGCGCGACGCTGCGCTTTCCCTGCGTGAAGGCCTTGCCGACACTCATCGCGCGCATCAAGCGTGTCTTCGACCTTGGCGCCGATCTGGGCCTCATTGGCCAGCATCTGGCGCAGGATGCCATCCTGGCCCCGCTCATTGCCAAGCGACCGGGCCTGCGGGCGCCGGGTGGCTGGGACGGCTTCGAACTCGCGATCCGGGCTGTTCTCGGCCAGCAGGTGACTGTCACCGCCGGCAGACAGCTTGCCGCCCGCCTGAGCGCGATCTGCGGCAGCGAGATACCCGCCAGCGCGCAACATGACGGTGCGCTCACCCGCGTCTTCCCCAGCGCCGCACAGGTGGCGGGCGCCGATCTCAGCAGCCTGGGCATGCCCGGCGCCCGAAAGCGGACATTGATCACCCTGGCGGAGGCCGCCTTGCGCGACCCGGATCTTTTCCGCGCCGCCGCCGACATCGACGCGACGATCGACAGGCTGCGTGCCATCAAGGGCATCGGCGACTGGACCGCGCATTACATAGCCCTTCGCGTCGTGCGCGAGCCCGATGCCTTCCCGGCGAGCGATATCGGCATCCTGCGCGGCGCCACGCCCCCTGGCGGCGTGCGACCCACGCCCCAGGCGCTGCTGAAAATGGCCCAAGCCTGGCGTCCCTGGCGCGCCTATGCGGCCCAGCATCTTTGGGCGGAGGACGAGGCGCGCATCATGGAGACATCCCATGGCTGA
- the ogt gene encoding methylated-DNA--[protein]-cysteine S-methyltransferase, giving the protein MAEPLALKIDRFATPIGELILIVDAQDRLRAIDWHDHEDRMLKLLGRYCGKAGFTLTLAKDPGGLRSALQAYFKGDLKAIDKLVTDTGGTDFQRRIWRELRRIPCGKTISYAELARRIGKPAAMRAAGLANGANPVSIVIPCHRVIGSDGSLTGYGGGLHRKQWLLAHENAIAR; this is encoded by the coding sequence ATGGCTGAACCGCTGGCGCTCAAGATCGACCGATTTGCGACGCCCATTGGCGAGCTGATCCTCATCGTCGACGCGCAAGATCGCCTGAGGGCCATCGATTGGCACGATCACGAGGATCGCATGCTGAAACTTCTTGGCCGCTATTGCGGCAAGGCCGGCTTCACCTTGACCCTCGCCAAGGATCCGGGCGGCCTGCGTTCGGCCCTGCAGGCCTATTTCAAGGGCGATCTCAAGGCCATCGACAAGCTTGTGACCGACACCGGCGGCACCGACTTCCAGCGCAGGATCTGGCGCGAACTCCGGCGCATCCCCTGCGGCAAGACGATCAGCTATGCCGAGCTTGCAAGGCGCATCGGCAAGCCGGCCGCCATGCGCGCCGCAGGTCTTGCCAATGGCGCCAATCCGGTCAGCATCGTCATTCCCTGCCACCGCGTCATCGGCAGCGACGGCTCGCTCACCGGCTATGGCGGCGGGCTCCATCGCAAGCAATGGCTGCTGGCCCATGAAAACGCGATCGCACGATAA
- a CDS encoding isocitrate lyase/PEP mutase family protein produces the protein MSARPDSAALFHQLHQGPALLTLPNAWDAGSARIIESLGAQAIATTSAGFAWSLGYPDGDALPLSELVHGVGLITRAVSVPVTVDMESGFGRTPDEVAAAVTQIIGVGAVGMNIEDGSNPPEQLAAKIAAVAKAAQRAGVDFFINARVDVYLRQLVPPAERVAESLRRAKIYRDAGASGIFVPAIVAPDEIRSVTTGIDRPLNVLGWTGLPAAPDLVKLGVKRLSAGAGLTKLAYGKTAAAVKAFLADGSSGIFNEGAMDSGALNGMMKR, from the coding sequence ATGTCCGCACGTCCCGATTCCGCCGCCCTCTTTCACCAATTGCATCAGGGCCCGGCGCTGTTGACCCTGCCCAATGCCTGGGATGCCGGTTCCGCCCGCATCATTGAAAGCCTGGGCGCCCAGGCGATCGCCACCACCAGCGCCGGCTTTGCCTGGAGCCTCGGTTACCCCGACGGCGATGCCTTGCCCCTGAGCGAACTGGTGCATGGCGTCGGCCTCATCACCCGCGCCGTCAGCGTGCCCGTGACAGTCGATATGGAAAGCGGCTTCGGCCGCACGCCGGACGAGGTGGCGGCGGCAGTGACCCAGATTATCGGCGTGGGCGCTGTCGGCATGAATATCGAAGACGGCTCCAACCCGCCCGAACAGCTCGCCGCCAAGATCGCGGCCGTTGCCAAGGCTGCCCAGCGCGCCGGCGTCGATTTCTTCATCAACGCGCGGGTCGATGTTTACTTGCGCCAGCTGGTGCCGCCCGCCGAACGGGTCGCCGAGAGCCTCCGTCGCGCCAAGATCTATCGCGACGCGGGGGCCAGCGGCATCTTCGTCCCCGCCATCGTGGCACCGGACGAGATCCGCAGCGTTACCACCGGCATCGACCGGCCCTTGAATGTGCTGGGCTGGACGGGCCTCCCCGCAGCGCCCGATCTGGTGAAGCTCGGCGTCAAGCGCCTCAGCGCCGGCGCCGGCCTCACCAAGCTCGCCTATGGCAAGACTGCCGCAGCGGTGAAGGCCTTCCTCGCCGACGGCAGTTCCGGGATCTTCAATGAAGGGGCGATGGATTCCGGCGCCCTCAACGGGATGATGAAGCGATAG